One Hermetia illucens chromosome 4, iHerIll2.2.curated.20191125, whole genome shotgun sequence DNA segment encodes these proteins:
- the LOC119656143 gene encoding uncharacterized protein LOC119656143 codes for MAQNVKNNKNKGNKNQNKKGHQDKSAKKSKSSTKKSSVCPWLFGSFLLLGAIAGVLVYDTNVNGKGVFQKSVTGKFLKDAGALPYVETAWYTVMSNCARGYKWAEVNLPPVFAKACEVSKPYVDLSKDLLKIGCNTLTSVWENLKDLVARKGPVVTEFIEQYAPGLPQKIQDFSVSAWATSVEVYQNSCDFMKTKVFVGNLSPENLSKALNQTQAVAAEYYSWFHEKVDAYAKIK; via the exons ATGGCACAAAACGTGAAAAACAACAAGAACAAGGGCAACAAGAATCAGAACAAGAAG GGTCATCAGGATAAGTCAGCAAAGAAAAGCAAATCCAGCACAAAAAAATCGTCAGTTTGTCCATGGCTGTTTGGCAGCTTCCTACTTCTTGGTGCAATCGCAGGAGTGCTAGTTTACGATACAAACGTTAACGGCAAGGGCGTTTTCCAAAAATCCGTTACCGGTAAATTCCTTAAAGATGCTGGCGCATTACCATACGTGGAGACCGCGTGGTATACAGTCATGTCGAACTGTGCACGAGGTTATAAGTGGGCGGAAGTGAATTTACCGCCTGTATTCGCAAAGGCTTGCGAAGTCTCGAAACCCTATGTGGATCTGTCGAAAGATCTATTAAAAATAGGATGTAACACATTAACCAGTGTTTGGGAGAACCTCAAAGATTTAGTAGCAAGAAAGGGGCCAGTTGTAACAGAATTT ATTGAACAATATGCACCGGGTCTGCCGCAGAAAATCCAAGACTTTTCCGTGTCTGCTTGGGCGACCTCGGTCGAAGTGTACCAAAACAGTTGTGATTTTATGAAGACAAAGGTCTTTGT aggcaacttatccCCCGAGAATTTATCAAAAGCTTTAAATCAAACGCAAGCTGTTGCGGCGGAGTACTACAGTTGGTTTCATGAAAAAGTCGACGCATATGCCAAAATAAAATGA